One Chloroflexota bacterium genomic window carries:
- the rbsK gene encoding ribokinase, whose translation MKVPTQEDTRIHNEVLVVGSINTDLVVTVPALPQAGETVLGDDLQRIGGGKGANQAVAAARLGARTAFLGCIGADAFGNARKAELESYGVRVDSVIEDPVRPTGTALILVDCHGENAIAVSPGANAALTPSHIIDAKALFAHSSVLVCQLEIPLDTVRTALEQARAHNMATILNAAPGTAEAAALLPLTDILVVNRAEAASLVGRPVQTAAAAQVAAQELSKHVRRAAVLTLGAEGSILATHDSVSHVPAWRVPTVDATAAGDAFVGALAAALARGEELADAARYATASAAIAVGRFGAQPSLPTGHEVAAFLAHPPLAERASGCQHEERNCT comes from the coding sequence ATGAAAGTCCCCACCCAAGAGGACACACGAATACACAATGAGGTGCTGGTAGTTGGCAGCATCAACACAGACCTCGTGGTGACGGTGCCAGCGCTCCCCCAAGCGGGAGAGACCGTGCTCGGCGACGACTTGCAGCGAATTGGCGGTGGCAAGGGAGCCAATCAGGCAGTAGCTGCCGCGCGCTTGGGGGCGCGCACCGCTTTCCTCGGCTGCATCGGCGCCGACGCGTTTGGCAATGCGCGCAAGGCAGAGCTAGAGTCTTACGGTGTACGCGTTGACTCTGTAATTGAAGACCCTGTTCGCCCGACGGGAACGGCGCTCATTCTCGTGGACTGCCATGGTGAGAATGCCATTGCCGTCTCCCCTGGCGCCAACGCCGCGCTCACGCCGTCTCATATTATTGACGCGAAGGCGCTCTTTGCGCACAGCAGCGTGCTCGTCTGCCAACTTGAAATCCCGCTCGATACGGTACGTACCGCCCTTGAGCAGGCCCGCGCACACAACATGGCAACCATATTGAACGCCGCACCCGGCACCGCCGAGGCAGCGGCTCTACTGCCTTTGACAGACATACTTGTCGTGAATCGAGCAGAGGCCGCGAGTCTTGTCGGCCGTCCGGTGCAGACGGCAGCCGCAGCGCAGGTGGCCGCCCAAGAGCTAAGCAAACACGTTCGGCGCGCAGCCGTCCTTACACTTGGCGCGGAGGGCAGCATCCTTGCTACACATGACAGTGTGTCGCACGTCCCGGCCTGGCGGGTGCCTACGGTTGACGCCACTGCCGCGGGTGACGCCTTTGTCGGCGCGTTGGCAGCAGCGCTCGCGCGCGGTGAAGAGCTAGCAGACGCCGCCCGCTACGCCACAGCGTCGGCCGCAATCGCAGTCGGCCGTTTCGGCGCGCAACCGTCGCTGCCTACCGGCCATGAAGTCGCCGCTTTTCTCGCTCATCCGCCTCTTGCTGAACGCGCCAGCGGCTGCCAACATGAGGAGAGGAACTGCACGTGA
- a CDS encoding bifunctional ADP-heptose synthase, giving the protein MTTPQWQDALERFATQRILVIGDMVADEHIFTRASGMSREAPLPVLHYVDRKLVPGGATNVARNARALGAEVWVSGVIGSDHVGRDLRHLLENDGIHCSQLLAAEDRLTSTKTRIWAGGDQQPVQQQVCRIDRVERDAVSSDLCQRIISGLRDRIAQVDAIVVADYEISMIDDAVIEAVLSLARAEGKPVTVDSHGNLTRFPGAHTFTPNQPEVEFTLGRALQSIAELEEAGADLLQLLETSVLLVTRGNEGMSLFTESTAPCHIPALGEDRVIDPTGAGDTVSAVLTLALLAGLPPTRAAMLAAAAASIVVRKLGAAIPTHAEILAVLASVEGPGT; this is encoded by the coding sequence ATGACAACACCTCAATGGCAAGACGCCCTGGAGCGCTTTGCAACCCAGCGGATTCTCGTAATTGGCGACATGGTAGCCGACGAGCACATCTTTACGCGCGCAAGCGGCATGTCGCGCGAAGCGCCGTTGCCGGTCCTGCATTATGTAGACCGAAAGCTCGTTCCCGGAGGGGCAACGAACGTTGCTCGCAATGCCCGCGCGCTCGGTGCGGAAGTTTGGGTGTCGGGCGTAATCGGGAGCGACCACGTAGGGCGCGATCTCCGACATTTGCTGGAGAATGACGGCATTCACTGTAGTCAGCTTCTTGCCGCAGAGGATCGCCTAACTTCAACCAAGACCCGCATTTGGGCCGGCGGTGACCAGCAACCCGTGCAGCAGCAGGTCTGCCGCATTGATCGCGTCGAGAGAGACGCCGTCTCGTCAGACCTGTGCCAGCGGATTATTTCGGGGCTGCGGGACCGCATTGCTCAAGTCGACGCTATTGTCGTGGCCGACTACGAAATAAGTATGATCGACGATGCCGTTATCGAGGCAGTCCTAAGCCTTGCCCGCGCAGAGGGCAAGCCGGTGACCGTGGACTCACACGGCAACCTCACGCGCTTCCCCGGAGCCCACACATTCACGCCAAACCAACCGGAAGTGGAGTTCACGCTGGGACGAGCGCTTCAGTCAATTGCGGAATTGGAAGAGGCGGGAGCCGACCTACTCCAGTTACTCGAGACAAGTGTGCTGCTTGTAACTCGCGGCAATGAGGGCATGTCGCTCTTCACCGAGAGTACGGCCCCCTGTCACATACCGGCCCTGGGCGAGGACCGGGTGATCGATCCCACGGGTGCAGGCGATACGGTCTCAGCGGTGCTCACGCTGGCGCTGCTGGCTGGTTTGCCGCCTACTCGCGCTGCTATGCTGGCAGCAGCAGCAGCAAGCATCGTGGTGCGCAAGCTCGGCGCGGCGATACCTACCCATGCTGAAATTCTGGCGGTGCTGGCATCTGTGGAAGGCCCGGGCACGTGA
- a CDS encoding sulfatase-like hydrolase/transferase: protein MKDQRPNIILYTTDQQRGDHLGIAGHPVIETPNVDAFVEHGAYFPNAYTEIPSTTGARRIMHGGQRSYDCGLIGYSASEWHEPNTLAAVLADAGYHCINVGWRNMHPRRKLYGFHTVIPHEIREGEDDYWDWLRQELGPYAHERTVGSDANGWLARPWIYEERYHCTNWTVDVTIEQIRKRDPTRPVFVWCSQLRPHSPYDPPQFFWDMYINRQLPEIPVGDWAERYNVPQPGLPRQAWYGRLTDEQLQRMRAAYMGCITHLDYQLGYLLELVQGALDRNLMIVYTADHGDMMGDHNLLRKCYAYEGSARIPFVIKYPNSLDVPSGTFEHPVGLQDVMPTILEATGTPIPDSVTGTSVLKAARGEPWREYVHGEHSPVYSEDNAVQYLTDGKEKYLWFPVRGEEQFFDLANDRQELHDRANDPAYADRVSLWRNRLIDYLGERGDGFSDGEKLLVRPEGYGPEADQPAAV, encoded by the coding sequence ATGAAAGACCAACGACCGAATATCATCCTCTATACCACCGACCAGCAACGGGGCGACCACCTCGGCATTGCCGGCCATCCGGTGATTGAGACGCCCAATGTGGACGCGTTCGTCGAGCACGGGGCTTACTTTCCCAACGCGTATACGGAGATTCCCTCCACGACCGGCGCAAGGCGCATTATGCATGGGGGTCAGCGCAGCTACGATTGCGGCCTGATTGGCTACTCCGCGTCAGAGTGGCACGAGCCAAACACCCTGGCGGCGGTGCTGGCCGATGCCGGGTATCACTGCATCAACGTCGGTTGGCGCAACATGCACCCACGGCGCAAGCTCTACGGCTTCCACACGGTCATCCCTCACGAAATTCGCGAGGGAGAGGATGACTATTGGGACTGGCTCCGCCAAGAGCTTGGCCCGTACGCCCACGAGCGCACGGTCGGATCGGATGCCAATGGTTGGCTGGCGCGTCCCTGGATATACGAAGAGCGCTATCACTGCACGAACTGGACCGTAGACGTGACGATTGAGCAGATCAGAAAGCGCGATCCTACGCGACCCGTCTTTGTCTGGTGCTCGCAACTCCGTCCTCACTCCCCATATGACCCACCGCAATTCTTCTGGGACATGTACATCAACCGGCAACTGCCGGAGATTCCCGTTGGCGATTGGGCTGAGCGGTACAACGTGCCCCAGCCCGGCCTGCCTCGCCAAGCGTGGTACGGCCGGTTGACTGACGAACAGTTGCAGCGCATGCGGGCAGCGTACATGGGCTGCATCACCCACCTCGACTATCAGCTCGGCTACTTGCTGGAACTCGTGCAAGGGGCGTTGGACCGCAATCTCATGATCGTATACACGGCGGACCACGGCGATATGATGGGCGACCACAATTTACTGCGCAAGTGCTACGCATATGAAGGATCGGCCCGCATTCCATTTGTCATCAAATATCCGAATAGCCTCGACGTGCCGTCCGGTACGTTCGAGCATCCGGTCGGGCTGCAAGACGTCATGCCGACGATTCTCGAGGCAACCGGCACGCCTATCCCCGATTCCGTGACCGGCACGAGCGTTCTGAAAGCGGCGCGCGGCGAACCGTGGCGCGAGTACGTTCACGGGGAGCATTCGCCAGTCTACAGCGAGGACAATGCTGTGCAGTACCTCACCGACGGTAAGGAGAAGTACCTCTGGTTCCCCGTGCGCGGTGAAGAACAGTTCTTCGACCTTGCCAACGACCGTCAGGAACTTCACGACAGGGCGAATGATCCGGCCTATGCCGATCGTGTATCGCTCTGGCGCAACCGCCTCATAGACTACCTGGGAGAGCGCGGGGACGGCTTTTCCGATGGAGAAAAACTGCTGGTCCGTCCTGAAGGCTACGGCCCGGAGGCAGATCAGCCTGCGGCGGTCTGA
- a CDS encoding hydantoinase B/oxoprolinase family protein gives MAGTAAFDPITFEVVRHALTEATEEMAVALRRSAYSTNIKTRADFSCAFFDRDLNVVAQAFCQAVHLGSLVHLVPIAIRAYGPENLNPGDAILCNDPYLGGVHLNDISLISPVYCDGELFGYVANMAHHVDVGGGAPASVGAFREVYQEGIIIPPVKLVAADEIVDDVFRLILGQIRSKRETAGDFRAQIAANTTGTRRLRELIAQTGLDTVNEYIQELMTYAERRTRAEIAKLPQGEFMADGYVDNDGYTDEPVRLVAKIVIDENGVLFDLNGCDPQRRAPVNSTFAQTFSACAYNLKCLMDPDIPPNQGFYRMVRIEAPEGTVVNCRPPAPVVGGWETHARLNDVIFKALAPVLPERSPAGGKAMQCHAGFGGIDPRNGEYYCFLETLAGGYGGRFQSDGPDAVQTHGQNTENAPIEETERYYPVRILRYELVDDSEGPGKFRGGLGLRRDYVFPDHDVTFTVLADRDKAGPWGLFGGEAGRPAFYLHKREGATEHLSSKTTIDVRPGEVIRYETCGGGGHGPPWQRDPVRVLNDVRQGKVSRERASAAYGVVIDPEQLTVDTIATDALRAAMQGENPQDEHSARGSDA, from the coding sequence ATGGCCGGCACAGCCGCATTCGATCCCATTACCTTCGAAGTCGTGCGCCATGCGTTGACTGAGGCCACGGAAGAAATGGCGGTCGCGCTCCGGCGCAGCGCCTACTCCACAAACATCAAGACCCGCGCCGACTTCTCCTGCGCCTTCTTTGACCGCGACTTGAACGTCGTGGCCCAGGCGTTTTGCCAAGCAGTGCATCTTGGCTCCCTCGTGCACCTGGTGCCGATTGCCATCCGCGCCTACGGGCCGGAAAACCTCAACCCGGGCGACGCCATTCTCTGCAACGATCCCTATCTCGGCGGGGTGCATTTGAACGACATTAGCCTCATCTCGCCGGTGTATTGTGATGGCGAGCTCTTCGGCTATGTAGCGAATATGGCGCATCACGTGGACGTGGGCGGCGGCGCGCCGGCCAGTGTCGGCGCGTTTCGCGAAGTCTACCAGGAAGGCATCATCATTCCGCCGGTCAAGCTTGTCGCAGCCGACGAGATCGTTGATGACGTGTTCCGGCTCATCCTCGGCCAAATCCGCTCCAAGCGGGAGACAGCCGGCGACTTTCGCGCCCAGATCGCGGCCAACACCACCGGCACGCGGCGCTTGCGTGAGCTGATCGCGCAGACCGGACTCGACACGGTAAATGAGTACATCCAGGAATTGATGACCTATGCCGAGCGCCGCACGCGTGCCGAAATCGCCAAGCTGCCGCAGGGCGAGTTCATGGCCGACGGCTACGTGGACAACGACGGCTACACCGATGAGCCCGTACGCCTGGTTGCCAAGATAGTTATCGACGAAAACGGCGTTTTGTTCGACCTCAACGGCTGCGACCCGCAACGCCGCGCACCGGTGAACTCTACGTTTGCGCAGACCTTTTCCGCCTGCGCTTACAACCTGAAGTGCCTCATGGACCCCGACATCCCACCCAACCAAGGGTTTTACCGCATGGTGCGCATCGAAGCGCCGGAGGGCACCGTTGTGAACTGCCGCCCGCCCGCTCCTGTGGTGGGAGGCTGGGAGACCCACGCGCGCCTCAACGACGTTATCTTCAAGGCGCTGGCGCCCGTGCTGCCGGAGCGTTCGCCCGCGGGAGGCAAAGCGATGCAGTGCCACGCCGGTTTCGGCGGCATCGATCCGCGCAACGGCGAGTACTACTGTTTCCTTGAAACCCTGGCCGGTGGGTACGGCGGCAGATTCCAAAGCGACGGTCCGGATGCCGTGCAAACCCACGGCCAAAACACTGAAAACGCCCCGATCGAAGAAACTGAACGCTACTATCCGGTGCGCATCTTGCGTTATGAGCTTGTAGACGACTCAGAAGGTCCGGGTAAGTTTCGCGGCGGACTGGGCCTGCGCCGCGACTATGTCTTTCCCGATCATGACGTAACCTTCACCGTGCTTGCCGATAGAGACAAGGCGGGTCCCTGGGGGCTGTTTGGCGGCGAAGCCGGCCGCCCCGCCTTCTACCTCCACAAACGAGAAGGCGCAACGGAACATCTGAGCTCCAAGACGACAATTGACGTCCGTCCCGGTGAAGTCATCCGCTATGAGACCTGCGGTGGCGGCGGTCACGGCCCGCCCTGGCAGCGGGATCCGGTACGGGTGCTCAATGACGTGCGGCAAGGGAAAGTCAGCCGCGAGCGTGCGAGCGCAGCCTATGGAGTAGTCATCGACCCAGAGCAATTGACGGTGGACACCATTGCAACCGATGCGTTGCGCGCGGCCATGCAGGGGGAAAACCCCCAAGACGAGCATAGTGCGAGGGGGAGTGACGCGTGA
- the rfaE2 gene encoding D-glycero-beta-D-manno-heptose 1-phosphate adenylyltransferase: MTAAKILSESELQRQVDALRQQGKVVVFTNGCFDLLHAGHVAYLERARALGDALVVAVNSDRSVRALKGPTRPITRARDRSRLLAALACVDWVIVFDDDTAERLLSKQQPDIYVKGGDYTRSEPVEAATVREYGGSVRILPFTAGYSTTDLLQRIIANEEA, encoded by the coding sequence GTGACAGCAGCAAAGATCCTTTCCGAATCAGAGCTGCAGCGCCAGGTCGACGCCCTCCGGCAACAAGGGAAGGTTGTCGTCTTTACCAATGGCTGTTTCGACCTGCTCCACGCGGGCCACGTCGCCTACCTGGAGCGCGCGCGAGCCCTTGGCGATGCACTCGTCGTCGCTGTCAATAGTGATCGATCCGTGCGCGCGCTCAAAGGGCCGACACGTCCCATCACTCGTGCCCGAGACAGGTCTCGTCTACTTGCGGCGCTGGCGTGTGTGGATTGGGTGATCGTCTTCGACGACGATACGGCGGAACGCTTGCTAAGCAAGCAGCAACCCGACATTTATGTCAAAGGCGGAGACTACACGCGTTCCGAGCCGGTCGAAGCCGCCACGGTCAGAGAGTATGGCGGCAGCGTGCGAATTCTGCCGTTCACTGCAGGGTACAGCACGACCGACCTCCTGCAGCGTATCATTGCCAATGAAGAAGCGTAG
- the ndk gene encoding nucleoside-diphosphate kinase: MAQRTLVIIKPDGVQRGLVGEILGRFEQRGLKLVGLKLMSVDRSLAEVHYAVHQEKPFFADLIEFITAAPVVCAVIEGPEAIAVVRSLVGATRFTEAEPGSIRGDFALDLTMNLIHASDAPDTADKEVNLFFQQDELVDYTRDGDRWITS, encoded by the coding sequence GTGGCGCAACGAACCCTTGTAATTATTAAGCCGGATGGCGTCCAACGCGGGCTCGTCGGGGAGATCCTGGGCCGCTTCGAACAGCGCGGCCTCAAGCTCGTCGGACTGAAGCTTATGTCGGTCGATAGATCTCTTGCCGAAGTCCACTATGCCGTACACCAAGAGAAGCCGTTCTTTGCCGACCTGATTGAATTCATTACCGCCGCCCCCGTAGTTTGCGCCGTGATAGAGGGTCCCGAGGCGATTGCGGTGGTGCGGAGTCTGGTAGGAGCCACGCGGTTTACCGAGGCCGAGCCGGGTTCAATTCGGGGCGACTTTGCCCTTGACCTCACGATGAATCTGATTCATGCCTCCGATGCCCCCGACACTGCGGATAAAGAGGTCAATCTCTTCTTCCAACAGGATGAATTGGTGGACTACACACGGGATGGCGATCGCTGGATTACAAGCTAA